In Vigna unguiculata cultivar IT97K-499-35 chromosome 3, ASM411807v1, whole genome shotgun sequence, a single genomic region encodes these proteins:
- the LOC114175589 gene encoding protein NDL1-like isoform X1 — MFTTAMPESIDSVSFDMEKIYLGGKEHHIRTGCGSVSVIVYGDPDKPALITYPDLALNYMSCFQGLFFCPEAASLLLHNFCIYHISPPGHELGAATICCEDPVPSAEDLADQIIEILNYFGLGAVMCMGVTAGAYILTLFAIKYRERVLGLILVSPLCKAPSWTEWFYNKVMSNLLYFYGMCGLLKECLLQRYFSKEVRGNVAVAESEIVQACRKLLDERKRTNVLRFLQAINQRPDISEGLRRLKCRTLIFVGDSSPFHSEALYMTSKLDRRYSALVEVQACGSMVTEEQPHAMLIPMEYFLMGYGLYRPTHFSESPRSPLSPSCISPELLSPESMGLKLKPIKTRVSLKG, encoded by the exons ATGTTCACCACAGCCATGCCAGAATCCATTGATTCCGTTTCATTCGACATGGAGAAGATCTACCTCGGTGGAAAG GAGCATCACATTCGAACTGGCTGTGGTTCTGTGTCTGTCATAGTCTATGGGGATCCTGACAAACCAGCTCTGATCACCTATCCGGATTTAGCACTAAACT ATATGTCATGTTTCCAAGGATTGTTTTTCTGTCCAGAGGCAGCTTCTTTACTGCTTCACAACTTTTGCATTTATCATATCAGTCCTCCCGGACATGAG TTGGGAGCAGCTACAATTTGTTGCGAGGATCCTGTTCCTTCTGCTGAAGACTTAGCAGATCAAATAATCGAGATCCTCAACTATTTTgg GCTTGGTGCAGTGATGTGTATGGGAGTGACAGCTGGTGCTTATATCCTTACTCTTTTTGCT ATAAAATATAGGGAGCGTGTTCTTGGTTTAATACTAGTATCTCCCTTATGCAAAGCACCTTCTTGGACTGAATGGTTTTATAACAAG GTGATGTCAAACTTGTTATATTTCTACGGTATGTGTGGCTTGCTGAAAGAGTGTTTACTTCAGCGATACTTCAGCAAG GAAGTTCGCGGTAACGTCGCAGTTGCAGAATCAGAGATAGTCCAAGCCTGCAGAAAA CTGCTGgatgagagaaagagaacaaATGTTTTGCGGTTTCTTCAAGCAATTAATCA GAGGCCTGATATTTCAGAAGGATTGAGAAGACTAAAATGTAGAACACTTATTTTTGTTGGAGACAGTTCTCCTTTCCATTCAGAGGCTCTATACATGACTTCAAAACTTGATAGGAGATACAGTGCCTTGGTTGAG GTGCAGGCTTGTGGATCAATGGTTACAGAAGAACAGCCACATGCCATGCTGATACCAATGGAGTACTTTCTCATGGGGTATGGGCTTTATAGACCAACCCATTTCAGTGAAAGCCCAAGAAGCCCACTGAGCCCATCGTGCATCTCTCCCGAGCTCCTTTCACCGGAAAGCATGGGACTGAAGCTGAAGCCCATAAAGACTCGTGTTTCACTGAAGGGttga
- the LOC114175589 gene encoding protein NDL1-like isoform X2, whose translation MSCFQGLFFCPEAASLLLHNFCIYHISPPGHELGAATICCEDPVPSAEDLADQIIEILNYFGLGAVMCMGVTAGAYILTLFAIKYRERVLGLILVSPLCKAPSWTEWFYNKVMSNLLYFYGMCGLLKECLLQRYFSKEVRGNVAVAESEIVQACRKLLDERKRTNVLRFLQAINQRPDISEGLRRLKCRTLIFVGDSSPFHSEALYMTSKLDRRYSALVEVQACGSMVTEEQPHAMLIPMEYFLMGYGLYRPTHFSESPRSPLSPSCISPELLSPESMGLKLKPIKTRVSLKG comes from the exons ATGTCATGTTTCCAAGGATTGTTTTTCTGTCCAGAGGCAGCTTCTTTACTGCTTCACAACTTTTGCATTTATCATATCAGTCCTCCCGGACATGAG TTGGGAGCAGCTACAATTTGTTGCGAGGATCCTGTTCCTTCTGCTGAAGACTTAGCAGATCAAATAATCGAGATCCTCAACTATTTTgg GCTTGGTGCAGTGATGTGTATGGGAGTGACAGCTGGTGCTTATATCCTTACTCTTTTTGCT ATAAAATATAGGGAGCGTGTTCTTGGTTTAATACTAGTATCTCCCTTATGCAAAGCACCTTCTTGGACTGAATGGTTTTATAACAAG GTGATGTCAAACTTGTTATATTTCTACGGTATGTGTGGCTTGCTGAAAGAGTGTTTACTTCAGCGATACTTCAGCAAG GAAGTTCGCGGTAACGTCGCAGTTGCAGAATCAGAGATAGTCCAAGCCTGCAGAAAA CTGCTGgatgagagaaagagaacaaATGTTTTGCGGTTTCTTCAAGCAATTAATCA GAGGCCTGATATTTCAGAAGGATTGAGAAGACTAAAATGTAGAACACTTATTTTTGTTGGAGACAGTTCTCCTTTCCATTCAGAGGCTCTATACATGACTTCAAAACTTGATAGGAGATACAGTGCCTTGGTTGAG GTGCAGGCTTGTGGATCAATGGTTACAGAAGAACAGCCACATGCCATGCTGATACCAATGGAGTACTTTCTCATGGGGTATGGGCTTTATAGACCAACCCATTTCAGTGAAAGCCCAAGAAGCCCACTGAGCCCATCGTGCATCTCTCCCGAGCTCCTTTCACCGGAAAGCATGGGACTGAAGCTGAAGCCCATAAAGACTCGTGTTTCACTGAAGGGttga
- the LOC114178676 gene encoding uncharacterized protein LOC114178676 produces MASKLHQLQSKACQASQLVAKHGSNYYRQLLEQNKQYIQEPPTVEKVNLLSKQLFYTRLASIPGRTESFWKELDYAKNLWKSRKDLKVEDAGIAALFGLECFAWFCAGEIVGRGFTFTGYYF; encoded by the exons ATGGCGTCAAAGTTGCACCAGCTGCAGTCCAAAGCATGTCAAGCATCTCAACTTGTAGCCAAACACGGAAGTAACTACTACAGGCAATTGTTGGAGCAGAACAAGCAATACATTCAGGAGCCTCCTACAGTAGAGAAAGTCAACCTGCTTTCAAAACAATTGTTTTACACCCGTCTTGCTAG TATTCCGGGTCGTACAGAGTCATTCTGGAAGGAACTTGATTATGCCAAGAATTTATGGAAGAGCAGGAAAGACCTAAAGGTGGAAGATGCAGGTATTGCTGCTTTGTTTGGCCTGGAATGCTTTGCATGGTTCTGCGCTGGCGAGATTGTTGGAAGGGGATTTACTTTCACCGGTTATTATTTCTGA
- the LOC114177073 gene encoding inorganic pyrophosphatase 2 produces MAKMDGSVAATVVFDFDRTIIDDDSDRWIITELGLTHLFNQLRHTMPWTSLMDRIMEELHLHGITVDHIAECLKRTPLHPNIVSAIKSAHALGCDLRIISDANMFSIRTILEHHGLLGCFSQINTNPGFVDNEGRLRVTPFHDSTLSPHACSLCPPNMCKGLVIDQIRGSSPGNERKLIYLGDGTGDYCPTLRLKGGDFVMPRKNYPLWNRIQSDPKLVAAEVHDWSNGEEFESILLNLINKITPTTTG; encoded by the exons ATGGCTAAAATGGACGGAAGCGTGGCGGCAACGGTGGTTTTCGACTTCGATCGAACCATAATCGACGATGACAGTGACAGATGGATCATCACTGAGTTGGGTCTCACCCACCTATTCAACCAACTTCGCCACACCATGCCTTGGACCTCTCTCATG GATAGGATCATGGAGGAGCTCCACTTGCACGGAATCACCGTCGATCACATTGCAGAGTGCCTCAAAAGAACCCCCTTGCATCCCAACATTGTTTCAGCCATCAAATCTGCACACGCTCTCGG GTGCGACTTGAGGATAATTAGTGACGCAAATATGTTTTCAATTCGTACCATTCTGGAACACCATGGTTTATTAGGTTGCTTTTCGCAGATTAATACAAACCCTGGTTTTGTAGATAATGAAGGACGTCTTCGTGTCACTCCCTTTCATGATTCAACCTTGTCTCCTCATGCTTGTTCTCTCTGCCCTCCCAATATGTGCAAG GGTTTAGTGATAGACCAAATTCGAGGTTCTTCTCctggaaatgaaagaaaattgatCTACCTTGGAGATGGAACAGGTGATTATTGCCCAACTTTGAGGCTGAAGGGAGGTGATTTTGTGATGCCAAGGAAAAATTATCCTCTCTGGAACAGGATTCAAAGTGACCCAAAATTAGTTGCTGCAGAAGTTCATGATTGGAGCAATGGGGAGGAGTTTGAGAGCATTCTACTCAACCTTATCAACAAAATAACCCCCACCACTACTGGGTAG
- the LOC114179305 gene encoding inactive protein kinase SELMODRAFT_444075-like, producing MSNQKGRRHEEEMGTSETTGKVVVVAVKASRDISRTALVWALTHVVQPGDCIKLLVVIPVLSSSKRVWGFSRFTTDCASSNWRSSLGTASDQKEVITKSCSQLVLQLHDFYDPEKIKIRVKILSGSSCGGVAAEAKRVQSSWVILDKKLKHEKKYCMEQLHCNIVIMKRSRPKILRLNLNSSPKMELNTGSPLKLGRNLTENTEDAEGIIRGPVVTPASSPEQGSPPLTATDVGTSSISSSDPATSPFFHSHNYEKQRRGFTLVHEGLTNLEDIESDSETEKLSMSSKSSYFQPWIANVICMDGGDEDNMGRSSDKSLATAYEALLEKFSKLDEDPILGMLNCKIDVNLSKSVREAISLAKGSAPGPPPLCSICQHKAPVFGNPPRWFTFAELQLATGGFSQANFLAEGGFGSVHRGVLHDGQVIAVKQYKLASTQGDKEFCSEVEVLSCAQHRNVVMLIGFCVENGRRLLVYEYICNGSLDSHLYRRKQNVLEWSARQKIAVGAARGLRYLHEECRVGCIVHRDMRPNNILLTHDFEALVGDFGLARWQPDGDMGVETRVIGTFGYLAPEYAQSGQITEKADVYSFGIVLLELVTGRKAVDINRPKGQQCLSEWARPLLEKQAIYKLVDPSLRNCYVDQEVYRMLQCSSLCIGRDPHLRPRMSQVLRMLEGDILM from the exons ATGAGCAACCAAAAGGGTCGTCGTCATGAAGAAGAAATGGGCACCTCAGAAACCACCGGAAAAGTGGTTGTGGTTGCAGTTAAAGCTTCCAGAGATATTTCAAGAACTGCTCTGGTGTGGGCTTTGACTCATGTTGTTCAACCAGGGGATTGCATTAAGCTCTTGGTGGTTATTCCAGTTCTTTCTTCAA GCAAGAGGGTATGGGGATTTTCAAGATTCACCACTGATTGTGCCTCAAGTAATTGGAGATCCAGTTTAGGCACTGCTTCAGATCAGAAAGAAGTTATTACAAAATCCTGTTCCCAGTTAGTGCTTCAACTCCATGATTTTTACGATCCAGAGAAG ATAAAGATCAGAGTGAAGATTCTTTCTGGTTCTTCATGTGGAGGTGTGGCCGCTGAGGCCAAGAGAGTTCAATCAAGCTGGGTTATATTGGACAA AAAGttgaaacatgaaaagaaaTACTGCATGGAGCAGCTGCATTGCAACATTGTAATCATGAAGCGATCCAGGCCAAAGATTCTGCGCTTGAATTTGAACAGTTCACCGAAAATGGAACTAAACACGGgttctccattgaagcttggaAGAAACTTGACAGAGAACACAGAAGATGCTGAAGGTATAATTAGAGGTCCAGTTGTTACTCCTGCTAGCAGTCCTGAACAAGGGTCACCACCGCTAACTGCAACTGATGTTGGAACATCATCGATATCAAGCTCAGATCCTGCAACTTCACCATTTTTCCACTCCCACAACTACGAGAAACAAAGGAGAGGTTTCACCTTGGTTCACGAGGGACTCACCAACCTAGAGGATATTGAGTCTGACTCCGAGACTGAAAAGCTCAGCATGTCGTCCAAGAGTTCATATTTTCAGCCATGGATTGCGAATGTGATTTGCATGGATGGTGGTGACGAAGACAACATGGGAAGATCAAGCGACAAGAGTTTGGCCACTGCCTACGAGGCTTTGCTTGAGAAATTCTCGAAGTTGGATGAAGATCCTATACTGGGAATGCTCAACTGTAAGATTGATGTGAATTTGAGCAAAAGTGTTAGAGAAGCAATTTCACTGGCTAAAGGTTCAGCTCCTGGCCCTCCTCCGTTGTGCTCCATTTGTCAGCACAAGGCACCGGTTTTTGGCAATCCACCACGGTGGTTTACGTTTGCTGAATTGCAACTTGCCACGGGTGGTTTTTCACAGGCGAATTTCTTGGCCGAAGGTGGTTTTGGTTCTGTGCACCGTGGAGTGCTGCATGATGGACAAGTCATTGCTGTGAAACAGTATAAATTAGCCAGCACTCAGGGAGATAAAGAGTTTTGCTCAGAAGTAGAGGTCTTAAGCTGTGCACAACATCGCAATGTTGTGATGCTAATCGGGTTCTGCGTGGAGAATGGAAGAAGATTGCTGGTTTACGAATACATCTGCAATGGCTCTCTGGATTCTCATCTCTACA GACGAAAGCAGAATGTGCTGGAATGGTCTGCAAGACAAAAGATTGCAGTTGGAGCAGCTCGTGGATTGAGATACCTTCACGAAGAATGTAGAGTGGGTTGTATTGTGCACCGTGACATGAGGCCCAACAATATCCTCCTCACTCATGATTTTGAAGCTTTA GTGGGAGATTTTGGGCTTGCTAGGTGGCAGCCAGATGGAGACATGGGTGTGGAAACCAGAGTGATAGGAACATTTGG GTATTTGGCGCCAGAATACGCTCAGAGTGGTCAAATTACTGAAAAAGCTGATGTGTACTCCTTCGGGATAGTACTGCTGGAACTCGTCACAGGAAGAAAAGCAGTGGATATAAACCGTCCCAAAGGCCAACAATGTCTAAGTGAATGG GCAAGGCCATTGCTCGAAAAACAAGCGATTTATAAACTAGTTGATCCGAGTTTAAGAAACTGCTATGTTGATCAAGAGGTATATCGTATGCTGCAATGTTCCTCTTTGTGTATTGGACGGGATCCTCATTTAAGGCCTCGAATGTCACAG GTGCTGAGGATGCTGGAAGGTGACATTCTAATGTGA